In one window of Enoplosus armatus isolate fEnoArm2 chromosome 7, fEnoArm2.hap1, whole genome shotgun sequence DNA:
- the sec16b gene encoding LOW QUALITY PROTEIN: protein transport protein Sec16B (The sequence of the model RefSeq protein was modified relative to this genomic sequence to represent the inferred CDS: substituted 1 base at 1 genomic stop codon) yields MNLKMDVISSFPALGIIMDHRGHPQPDSGHHPHRTKERPGNYRYSHQDRDQSYPPQNPRERDRHWAHPDARFGAHFTSPPARPEPYPYNTQQYPYGHARFEHPRPQSRHGYDYPQHSHWDYRDSYGYHDHDYYRGQHGRQDAGQWGPQDSWRTDHYHDRTHKQEYSGNSYAEEYRHDRGRDHSQYYLNDYEDNPSRDNEEVSSYYLGTLESSKNSGLSSSSYELSQYINGAEHGEPVPQSVHTSDAEHGPVHQMSAPLKYSIPHAVVSFGPSGQLIRVSPGLSAQEKVNQLEIHSLEVILSETKEQQEMRNFPGPLTREDLHKVDAIEFAHQRAGACIRGDKLHDKSSAALLWNLLILLCRQNGQIVGSDIAELLMQGSHSDGSWESDAPTLIDFGEGTTAEAPPCKGDDLLTGNWSSFSSEASVKALQSYTQLLLAGRKKEALELAMSNGLWGHALFLASKMDNRSYTTVLNRFTGQLTASDPLQTLFQLLSGRIPAVSMCCGNEKWGDWRPHLAVMLANETGDPAVQQKAIVTMGDTLASKGLIHAAHVCYLTASVPFGVFTQKAERLVLLGSSHRQPFEYFATNPAIQRTELYEYCQTLGGKSFSIPSFQVYKLLYASRLLDCGLASQAFHYCEVVGQAILRQRGPFFVLTGEVIKLSDRLRHSEGQFSEAGVSGAGQEPDWLKQLRARHHSLQMGSYDGTETYQPPPEGSVLAYEDSKVCSDSDLDDLSRDIQSPEPELLYYRGTEDQESREHQVEGNTEEMAALPWDVSGAPDWPHANSPMPVMMVYAPPVPSMAMSQDLSYHNTDSAEVRTVSPHCPLSNLASAAEGTWSSSEAGTVSNAFPLDVCCCLXGQSQQSIPQGLEASEQTNEPPEQSTKAGWFSGWFKSKPKDVPKESSKQGSEAQTELPPTTGFCPPPPPAIVSPGMIPFQPSSTGINPFSRKAGQQLG; encoded by the exons ATGAACCTGAAGATGGACGTGATTTCCTCTTTTCCAGCCTT AGGGATCATCATGGATCACAGGGGTCACCCCCAGCCCGACTCCGGCCATCACCCCCACAGAACAAAAGAGAGGCCGGGCAACTACAGGTATTCTCACCAGGACAGGGACCAGAGCTACCCACCACAAAACcccagagagagggacaggcaCTGGGCTCATCCTGATGCCCGCTTTGGGGCTCATTTCACGAGTCCTCCTGCCAGACCGGAGCCATATCCTTACAACACTCAGCAGTATCCTTATGGCCATGCTCGTTTTGAACACCCACGACCCCAGTCCAG GCATGGGTATGACTATCCACAGCACAGCCACTGGGACTATAGAGACAGCTACGGTTATCATGACCATGACTACTATAGAGGACAGCATGGACGACAAG ACGCTGGCCAGTGGGGTCCCCAAGACTCCTGGAGAACAGACCATTACCATGACAGAACACACAAGCAGGAATATTCGGGGAACTCCTACGCTGAGGAGTACAG GCACGACCGAGGGAGAGACCACTCCCAGTATTACCTCAATGACTATGAGGATAATCCCTCCAGGGACAACGAAGAGGTTTCCTCTTATTACCTGGGGACATTAGAAAGTTCCAAAAACTCTGGCTTATCCTCCAGCAGCTACGAACTGAGTCAGTACATCAACGGAGCTGAACACGGCGAGCCTGTCCCGCAGTCTGTTCACACTTCTGATGCTG AGCATGGACCTGTGCATCAGATGTCCGCTCCTCTGAAGTACTCAATCCCTCACGCGGTCGTCAGCTTTGGGCCCTCAGGCCAGCTGATACGCGTCAGTCCAGGCTTGTCCGCACAGGAGAAAGTCAATCAGCTGGAAATCCACAGCCTGGAA GTCATTCTGAGTGAGACAAAGGAACAACAGGAGATGAGGAACTTCCCAGGGCCCTTAACCAG GGAGGATTTGCACAAAGTAGATGCTATAGAGTTTGCCCACCAGAGGGCAGGCGCCTGCATCAGAGGTGACAAGCTGCATGACAAGAGTTCTGCCGCCCTCTTGTGGAATCTACTGATACTCCTCTGCAGACAGAATGGA CAAATAGTTGGCTCAGACATCGCAGAGCTGCTGATGCAGGGCTCCCATTCAGATGGAAGCTGGGAGTCGGATGCTCCCACGCTCATCGACTTCGGCGAGGGCACGACTGCCGAAGCTCCACCGTGCAAAGGAGATGACCTGCTCACAGGAAACTGGAGCAGCTTCAGCTCTGAGGCCTCTGTGAAGGCCCTGCAGAGCTACACTCAACTGCTGCTGGCTGGAAGAAAGAAG GAGGCCTTGGAGCTAGCTATGAGCAACGGCCTGTGGGGGCACGCACTTTTTCTGGCCAGCAAAATGGACAACAGGTCCTATACCACTGTGCTGAACAG GTTTACAGGCCAGCTAACGGCCAGCGACCCCCTCCAGACTCTCTTTCAGCTGCTGTCTGGGAGAATCCCTGCTGTATCCATG tgctgtggaaatgaaaaatggggAGACTGGAGGCCCCATCTGGCTGTTATGCTCGCCAACGAGACAGGAGATCCTGCCGTCCAACAGAAGGCTATCGTCACCATGGGAGACACTCTTG CCTCCAAAGGCCTCATACATGCCGCCCATGTGTGCTACCTGACAGCCAGTGTTCCCTTTGGTGTGTTCACACAGAAGGCAGAGAGACTGGTGCTTCTAGGCAGCAGCCACAG GCAGCCCTTTGAATACTTTGCCACAAACCCTGCCATCCAGCGCACTGAGTTGTACGAGTACTGCCAGACACTTGGGGGCAAGAGCTTTTCAATACCGTCCTTTCAG GTGTACAAGCTCCTGTATGCCAGCCGACTGCTGGACTGCGGGCTTGCATCTCAGGCCTTTCATTACTGTGAGGTGGTAGGACAGGCGATCCTCAGACAGAGGGGGCCTTTCTTTGTGCTGACTGGGGAGGTTATTAAG CTGTCAGACAGGCTGAGACACTCTGAGGGTCAGTTCAGTGAAGCAGGGGTTAGCGGAGCCGGGCAGGAACCCGACTGGCTGAAACAGCTCCGTGCTAGGCACCACAGTTTACAG ATGGGGAGTTACGACGGTACTGAAACATACCAGCCACCTCCCGAGGGAAGTGTTTTGGCCTACGAGGATAGCAAAGTGTGCTCAG ATTCTGACTTGGATGACCTGAGCCGTGACATCCAGAGCCCAGAGCCTGAACTCCTTTATTACAGAGGCACTGAGGATCAAGAAAGCCGTGAGCATCAAGTTGAAGGAAACACGGAGGAAATGGCCGCGTTGCCATGGGACGTTAGCGGAGCTCCGGACTG GCCACATGCCAATTCTCCAATGCCAGTAATGATGGTTTATGCTCCCCCAGTGCCCAGCATGGCCATGAGCCAGGACCTAAGTTATCATAACACAGATAGTGCTGAAGTCAGAACTGTCTCGCCACATTGTCCTCTGAGTAATCTGGCATCAGCCGCAGAGG GGACTTGGTCGTCCTCTGAAGCAGGCACAGTGAGTAATGCTT TTCCCctggatgtttgttgttgtctgtaGGGGCAAAGCCAGCAGAGCATCCCGCAAGGTTTAGAGGCCTCCGAGCAGACCAACGAGCCTCCTGAGCAG AGCACGAAGGCGGGATGGTTTAGTGGTTGGTTCAaatcaaaacccaaagatgttccGAAGGAGAGTTCAAAGCAGGGAAGCGAAGCTCAGACA GAGCTACCACCTACTACTGGcttctgtcctcctcccccGCCTGCAATTGTCTCTCCAGGCATGATTCCATTCCAGCCGTCCTCCACTGGGATCAATCCTTTTTCAAGGAAAGCAg GCCAGCAGCTGGGGTAG
- the gadd45ab gene encoding growth arrest and DNA-damage-inducible, alpha, b isoform X2 — MCNMTFEETSGDNSSERDPDNVVLCLLATDDEEDVALQIHFTLIQAFCCENDINILRVSNMRRLAEILGGVKPGGEPTDLHCVLVTNPQSSLWKDPALSKVNRFCRDSRCLDQWVPVINLPDR; from the exons ATGTGCAATATGACTTTTGAAGAAACAAGTGGAGATAATTCATCAGAAAG GGATCCAGACAATGTGGTGTTGTGTCTGCTGGCCacagatgatgaggaggacGTGGCTCTCCAGATTCACTTCACCTTGATCCAGGCTTTCTGCTGCGAGAACGACATCAACATCCTGCGCGTGAGCAACATGAGGCGTCTGGCAGAAATACTCGGAGGGGTGAAACCTGGAGGGGAACCCACGGACCTGCACTGCGTTCTAGTTACT AATCCTCAGTCGTCGCTGTGGAAGGACCCCGCGCTGAGCAAAGTGAACAGATTCTGCAGAGACAGTCGCTGTTTGGATCAGTGGGTGCCTGTCATCAACCTGCCCGACCGATGA
- the gadd45ab gene encoding growth arrest and DNA-damage-inducible, alpha, b isoform X1 — protein MCNMTFEETSGDNSSERMESVAKALEEVLSSALPQGCITVGVYEAAKSLNADPDNVVLCLLATDDEEDVALQIHFTLIQAFCCENDINILRVSNMRRLAEILGGVKPGGEPTDLHCVLVTNPQSSLWKDPALSKVNRFCRDSRCLDQWVPVINLPDR, from the exons ATGTGCAATATGACTTTTGAAGAAACAAGTGGAGATAATTCATCAGAAAG GATGGAATCGGTGGCTAAAGCGTTAGAGGAGGTCCTGAGCTCGGCGTTGCCTCAGGGTTGCATCACTGTTGGAGTCTATGAGGCAGCAAAGTCACTAAATGC GGATCCAGACAATGTGGTGTTGTGTCTGCTGGCCacagatgatgaggaggacGTGGCTCTCCAGATTCACTTCACCTTGATCCAGGCTTTCTGCTGCGAGAACGACATCAACATCCTGCGCGTGAGCAACATGAGGCGTCTGGCAGAAATACTCGGAGGGGTGAAACCTGGAGGGGAACCCACGGACCTGCACTGCGTTCTAGTTACT AATCCTCAGTCGTCGCTGTGGAAGGACCCCGCGCTGAGCAAAGTGAACAGATTCTGCAGAGACAGTCGCTGTTTGGATCAGTGGGTGCCTGTCATCAACCTGCCCGACCGATGA
- the gng12b gene encoding guanine nucleotide-binding protein G(I)/G(S)/G(O) subunit gamma-12, with protein MSSKMQSSSSIAQARRTVQQLRIEASIERIKVSKASSDLMRYCGEHAKNDPLLMGVPASENPFKDKKPCTVL; from the exons ATGTCATCAAAAATGCAGAGCTCCAGTAGCATAGCTCAGGCCAGGCGGACGGTGCAGCAGCTGAGGATAGAGGCCAGCATTGAGAGGATAAAG GTGTCCAAGGCTTCATCAGACCTGATGCGCTACTGCGGAGAACATGCCAAGAATGACCCGCTGCTCATGGGCGTCCCCGCTTCAGAGAACCCTTTCAAGGACAAAAAGCCTTGCACTGTTTTATAG